A single window of Patescibacteria group bacterium DNA harbors:
- a CDS encoding NAD(P)-binding domain-containing protein, which produces MKIGFIGQGWIGSSYADDFEKRGYDVVRYALDAPFNKNKEKISECDIVFIAVPTPSTPEGFDDSIIRNVVKLVGKGNVAVIKSTIVPGATKSIQEGNSEIFVMHSPEFLTEATAEHDAANPERNIVGIPVDSVHHREKAKNVLDVLPRA; this is translated from the coding sequence ATGAAAATAGGATTTATTGGGCAGGGATGGATTGGCTCATCTTATGCTGATGATTTTGAAAAAAGAGGATATGATGTTGTTCGCTATGCTCTTGATGCACCATTTAATAAAAATAAAGAAAAAATATCAGAATGCGATATTGTTTTTATTGCAGTTCCAACGCCAAGCACACCTGAGGGTTTTGATGATAGTATTATTAGAAATGTTGTTAAACTTGTCGGTAAGGGTAATGTGGCAGTTATTAAATCAACCATTGTACCAGGGGCTACAAAGTCTATTCAAGAGGGTAACTCTGAGATATTTGTTATGCATTCACCAGAATTTTTGACTGAGGCAACAGCTGAGCATGATGCAGCTAATCCTGAAAGAAATATTGTAGGAATTCCTGTTGACTCCGTTCACCACAGAGAAAAAGCTAAAAATGTTCTAGACGTTTTACCTAGAGCAAA